The Hydra vulgaris chromosome 11, alternate assembly HydraT2T_AEP genome contains a region encoding:
- the LOC136086888 gene encoding SCAN domain-containing protein 3-like yields MKNLSERIQKHESSKTHISNSLQFQMLGKTNILSTIDAGYSVHELPLRGHDETINSNNRGVFLDMVLYTATLDSAFSDHLKDSKITKNTSKTNQNEILECMYKVYIEEIKREIDKPRFVSLQADETTDVSCRSQFVIILRYIKGYQPVERFIAFIDVQDRTAMGLTSVLKEELNCFGLKEKLIAQAYDGAAVMSGSRNGVQSLMKEVYPNAHYVHCYAHQLNLVLKKVCSSNKRVRTFFSTLSGFGVFFTSSPKRNDLLRKITFIQIPRVCETRWNFRSKIKENKTKIGECFNKIINDEGWDDTSVWQSVGNSNAITIKEAYEKFELSINFVRNSITDNVSGSILNDCDKMHENRMKRNTSIELLIEDAKDACDKVIYEISDRFRSIEIFKSFSILDPKNFKFNRQHFPRNHIKNILTNYPMLSEVKLMSELTVLYENAVFSDIGTINALSQFMHENNLIETFSEVSKLIEIVLVTPVSTADAERCFGTLKRIKTLLRNSTVQDRLNALAVLSIHKDYLQDIDQFNQKVIEMFSLMKQRRAEYLYK; encoded by the exons ATGAAAAATCTTTCTGAGCGAATACAAAAACACGAATCCAGTAAAACACATATAAGTAATTCGTTGCAGTTTCAAATGCTCGGAAAGACAAACATTTTATCGACAATTGATGCTGGATACA gtGTCCACGAATTGCCCTTAAGAGGACATGACGAAACTATTAACTCAAATAATCGAGGGGTATTTTTAGATATGGTTTTATACACAGCTACATTGGATAGTGCGTTTAGCGATCAtcttaaagattcaaaaataacaaaaaatacttcGAAAACAAACCAAAATGAGATTCTAGAATGTATGTATAAAGTATACATAGAAGAAATTAAACGTGAGATAGATAAACCAAGATTTGTTTCCTTGCAAGCAGATGAAACAACTGATGTATCTTGTCGTTCTCAGTTCGTCATTATTTTGCGTTATATTAAAGGCTATCAACCAGTTGAAagatttatagcatttattgATGTTCAGGATAGAACTGCTATGGGTCTTACAAGTGTATTAAAAGaagaattaaattgttttggTCTGAAGGAAAAATTAATTGCACAGGCTTATGATGGTGCAGCAGTTATGAGCGGATCAAGGAATGGAGTCCAAAGTCTAATGAAAGAAGTTTACCCAAATGCCCATTATGTTCACTGCTATGCACACCAAttgaatttagttttgaaaaaagtttgttcGTCGAATAAGCGAgtaagaacatttttttctactttaagtGGATTTGGCGTGTTCTTTACATCCTCGCCAAAACGAAATGATTTACTTcgcaaaattacttttatacaGATACCAAGAGTTTGCGAAACACGATGGAATTTTcgttcaaaaataaaagaaaacaaaacaaagattggggaatgttttaataaaattataaacgaTGAAGGATGGGATGATACAAGCGTGTGGCAATCTGTTGG TAACAGCAACGCTATTACAATCAAGGAGGCTTATGAAAAATTTGAGTTATCTATAAATTTTGTGCGAAATAGCATCACTGATAATGTTTCTGGATCGATTCTTAACGATTGCgataaaatgcatgaaaaccGAATGAAACGAAACACATCAATCGAACTACTAATAGAAGATGCTAAAGATGCTTGTGATAAAGTTATTTACGAAATTAGCGACAGGTTTAGAagcattgaaatatttaaatcattttcaattttggatccgaaaaatttcaaatttaatagaCAACATTTTCCTCggaaccatataaaaaatattctaacaaACTATCCAATGCTGAGTGAAGTTAAGTTGATGTCCGAACTAACCGTTTTATATGAAAATGCTGTTTTTAGTGATATTGGCACCATTAATGCCCTATCCCAGTTTATGCATGAAAATAACTTGATTGAAACATTTTCTGAAGTATCGAAGTTGATAGAGATTGTTTTAGTCACACCTGTGTCTACAGCCGATGCTGAACGGTGTTTTGgtactttaaaaagaattaagacACTTTTGAGAAATTCCACAGTTCAAGATCGGTTAAATGCATTAGCTGTACTATCAATACATAAAGATTATTTACAGGATATTGATCAGTTCAATCAAAAAGTAATTGAAATGTTTTCTCTTATGAAACAGAGAAGAGcagaatatttgtataaataa